One segment of Dolichospermum sp. DET69 DNA contains the following:
- a CDS encoding DUF262 domain-containing protein, producing the protein MNYDIQETEGPRLEVEYYGADFPVDTLVRRMEEEEFIIPGFQRQYVWKEEEASRFIETLLLGLPSPSLFLAKDKFSKKYLVIDGQQRLKTLQYFFQGSFPNGKKFNLKGVVQHLNNLTYSTLPASERRELDNAIIHCIIISENYDPRGMFYLFERLNTTGTPLKPQEIRNAIYHGSFSELLQDLSKNEIWRELYGKNDIRADEQEHILRFLALHFDLENYSGNMTNFLNQFMLKNKDLEMISENEIKNLFSNTIHFLKTCIGSKVFHENKSFNILFDSVMLITSQELEEGLECSKFKIFYELLINDKHFWSFAKPSSTSRKNLITRLEYVRELYRNTHL; encoded by the coding sequence ATGAACTACGACATACAAGAAACCGAAGGTCCAAGGCTAGAAGTAGAATATTACGGTGCTGACTTTCCTGTTGATACGTTAGTGAGAAGGATGGAAGAAGAAGAATTTATTATTCCAGGCTTTCAGCGACAATATGTTTGGAAAGAAGAAGAAGCATCACGCTTTATTGAAACCTTATTACTTGGTCTTCCTAGTCCTTCACTCTTTCTTGCTAAAGATAAGTTTTCCAAAAAATATCTTGTTATAGATGGACAACAACGCCTGAAAACTTTACAGTATTTCTTTCAAGGATCTTTTCCAAATGGAAAAAAATTTAATCTAAAAGGAGTAGTTCAACATTTAAATAATTTAACTTATTCCACGTTACCTGCCTCCGAACGCCGTGAACTTGATAATGCAATTATCCACTGTATAATCATATCTGAAAATTATGATCCGCGGGGAATGTTTTATCTATTTGAACGACTTAACACTACTGGAACTCCCTTAAAACCACAGGAAATTCGCAATGCTATATATCATGGTTCTTTTAGCGAATTGCTGCAAGATTTATCAAAAAATGAAATCTGGAGAGAACTTTATGGTAAGAATGATATTCGGGCTGACGAACAAGAGCATATTTTAAGATTTTTGGCTCTACATTTCGATTTGGAAAATTATTCAGGCAATATGACTAATTTTCTTAATCAATTTATGTTAAAAAATAAAGATTTAGAGATGATTTCTGAAAATGAGATAAAAAATTTATTTTCCAACACCATACATTTTCTTAAAACTTGTATAGGCTCTAAAGTTTTTCATGAAAACAAATCATTTAACATTCTTTTTGATAGCGTCATGCTTATAACTTCTCAAGAGCTAGAAGAAGGTTTGGAATGTTCAAAATTTAAAATATTTTACGAATTGCTAATTAATGATAAGCATTTCTGGTCATTTGCTAAACCCTCTAGCACAAGTAGAAAAAATCTAATAACCAGGCTAGAGTATGTTAGAGAGCTTTATAGAAATACGCACTTATGA
- a CDS encoding cyanophycin synthetase, which translates to MSITSIIKKVALQIGAVVLVEPEYEFVGHITFKNGKKSVFSHAKLNINGFASAELAKDKAYSNFFLKQFGYRVTEGKTFFTDQLCAKIAHPRNIDDGFKYAQSMGFPVIVKPLNLSQGTLVTKVYNQAEYYDVAHKIFQIKSGLIVEKFYSGHDYRIVVLGDEVITAYQRIPLFVVGDGISNVLELLQKKEEFFVGMGRKNVIKFDDFRIYQKLQTQNLDWDSVIPNNNIIYLLDSANLSSGGEAVDFSESIHPDFQKLAINITKDIGLRLAGVDILTDDITMPMVDYTLIEVNGSPGLNHYAASGKLAAKRVEELYLKILQVIENDS; encoded by the coding sequence ATGTCAATCACATCAATCATCAAAAAAGTAGCATTGCAAATTGGGGCTGTAGTTTTAGTTGAACCAGAATATGAATTTGTGGGGCATATTACTTTTAAAAATGGGAAAAAGTCAGTTTTTAGTCATGCCAAATTGAATATTAACGGATTTGCTTCAGCCGAATTAGCTAAAGATAAAGCCTATAGTAATTTTTTCTTGAAGCAGTTTGGATATCGAGTGACAGAGGGAAAGACATTTTTCACTGATCAGTTATGTGCGAAAATAGCTCATCCTCGAAATATTGATGATGGATTTAAGTATGCACAATCAATGGGATTTCCTGTGATTGTTAAACCCTTAAATCTTAGTCAAGGCACATTGGTGACTAAGGTATATAATCAGGCAGAATATTATGATGTGGCTCATAAAATCTTCCAAATTAAATCAGGATTGATTGTCGAAAAGTTTTATAGTGGTCATGATTATAGAATTGTTGTATTGGGTGATGAGGTGATTACTGCTTATCAAAGAATTCCTCTATTTGTTGTTGGTGATGGTATATCTAATGTTTTAGAATTGCTACAAAAAAAAGAGGAATTCTTTGTGGGTATGGGTAGAAAAAATGTAATTAAATTTGATGATTTCCGCATTTATCAAAAATTACAAACACAAAATCTTGATTGGGATAGTGTGATTCCTAATAATAATATTATCTATCTTTTGGATAGTGCTAATTTGTCCAGTGGAGGGGAAGCAGTAGATTTTTCTGAAAGTATTCATCCTGATTTTCAGAAATTAGCAATTAATATTACTAAAGATATTGGACTCAGATTAGCTGGGGTGGATATACTCACTGATGATATCACTATGCCGATGGTAGATTATACGCTGATTGAAGTTAATGGTTCTCCTGGGTTGAATCACTATGCTGCTAGTGGTAAATTAGCAGCAAAGCGAGTGGAAGAGTTGTATTTGAAAATTCTTCAAGTTATAGAGAATGATAGTTGA
- a CDS encoding M3 family metallopeptidase, producing MRATATIYQNPLLQSSGLPEFADIKPEQVEPAFNYLLAELEKQLAALEANIQPTWSGLVEPLEKLTERLSWSWGILNHLMGVKNSPELRVTYEKVQPQVVQFMNILGQSKPIYNAFKTIRNSPNWETLDSAQQRIIKAAIRDAELSGVGLEGNDRERFNAIQMELAELATRFANHVLDATKGFILILTIQDEVDGLPSSLLSLAAQVARAAGEENATPEHGPWHITLDFPSYFPFMQHSTRRDLREKLYKAYITRASSGELDNNPLITRILELRKELAQLIGFETFAELSLASKMAKDVPSVEKLLEELRQASYDAAVKDLEQLKAFAKAKGAAEAENLQHWDINFWAERQREEKFAFTAEELLPYFPLPQVLDGLFGLVKRLFGVKVTSADGQAPIWHEDVRYFQIADKYGEPIAYFYLDAYSRPAEKRGGAWMDACIHRRRVTENGLTTVRLPIAYLICNQTPPVDGHPSLMAFDEVETLFHEFGHGLHHMLTKVDYLGAAGTNNVEWDAVELPSQFMENWCYDRQTLFGMAKHYETGEALPEHYYQKLLAARNYMSGSTMLRQLDFSSVDLELHYRYCPNSQETVTDVRHRISKLTTVLSPLAEDAFLCAFGHIFEGGYAAGYYGYKWAEVLSADVFAAFEEAGLEDEVAIHAIGRRYRDTVLALGGSQHPMDVFKTFRGREPSTKALLKHNGLLAAL from the coding sequence ATGCGTGCAACTGCTACTATTTATCAGAATCCTCTACTTCAAAGCTCTGGTTTACCCGAATTTGCGGATATTAAACCGGAGCAGGTCGAACCAGCTTTTAATTATCTGTTAGCCGAACTGGAGAAGCAATTAGCTGCTTTAGAAGCAAATATACAGCCTACTTGGAGTGGCTTAGTAGAACCTCTGGAAAAATTGACAGAGAGACTCAGTTGGAGTTGGGGGATATTGAATCATTTAATGGGTGTTAAAAATAGTCCAGAACTACGGGTTACTTATGAAAAGGTACAGCCGCAAGTAGTTCAGTTTATGAATATCCTGGGTCAAAGCAAACCCATTTATAATGCTTTTAAAACAATTCGTAATAGTCCTAACTGGGAAACTTTAGATTCAGCCCAACAGCGAATCATCAAAGCTGCAATTCGGGATGCAGAATTGTCTGGTGTGGGGTTAGAAGGAAACGATAGAGAGCGTTTTAATGCTATCCAGATGGAATTAGCCGAACTAGCAACTAGGTTTGCTAATCACGTTCTAGATGCGACTAAAGGCTTTATTTTAATCCTCACCATCCAGGATGAAGTTGATGGCTTACCAAGTAGCTTATTGAGCCTTGCTGCCCAAGTTGCTCGTGCTGCTGGAGAAGAAAATGCCACACCAGAACATGGACCTTGGCATATTACTTTAGATTTTCCTAGCTATTTTCCGTTCATGCAGCACAGTACCCGAAGGGATTTGCGTGAAAAACTCTATAAAGCTTACATTACCAGGGCATCTTCTGGGGAATTAGACAATAATCCTTTGATTACACGAATTTTAGAGTTAAGAAAAGAACTAGCTCAATTAATTGGTTTTGAAACTTTTGCTGAACTGAGTTTAGCTAGTAAGATGGCCAAGGATGTTCCCTCTGTAGAAAAGTTGTTAGAAGAACTCCGTCAAGCTAGTTATGATGCTGCTGTCAAAGATTTAGAACAACTCAAAGCTTTTGCTAAAGCCAAGGGAGCCGCAGAAGCCGAAAATTTGCAACATTGGGATATTAACTTTTGGGCTGAACGTCAACGGGAAGAAAAATTTGCCTTTACCGCTGAGGAACTACTTCCCTATTTCCCCCTCCCTCAAGTCCTAGATGGGCTATTTGGGCTAGTGAAAAGGCTTTTTGGTGTGAAAGTAACATCTGCTGATGGCCAAGCCCCAATTTGGCATGAGGATGTGCGTTATTTCCAAATTGCTGATAAATATGGTGAACCCATTGCCTACTTTTACTTAGATGCTTACAGTCGTCCCGCAGAAAAACGCGGTGGTGCTTGGATGGATGCTTGCATTCACCGTCGCAGAGTCACAGAAAATGGTTTAACAACTGTCCGCCTACCTATAGCTTATTTGATTTGTAACCAAACTCCCCCTGTAGACGGACATCCTAGTTTGATGGCTTTTGATGAGGTTGAGACATTGTTCCATGAATTTGGACATGGCTTACATCATATGCTGACTAAGGTGGATTATTTAGGGGCAGCAGGTACTAATAATGTTGAATGGGATGCAGTGGAATTACCTAGTCAGTTTATGGAAAATTGGTGCTACGACCGCCAGACCTTGTTTGGTATGGCCAAACATTATGAAACAGGGGAAGCATTACCGGAGCATTATTACCAAAAATTGTTGGCAGCACGTAATTATATGAGCGGTTCAACTATGTTACGGCAACTAGATTTTAGTAGTGTTGATTTGGAATTACACTATCGCTATTGCCCTAATAGTCAGGAAACTGTGACAGATGTGCGACACCGGATTTCTAAATTAACCACTGTGTTATCACCATTAGCTGAGGATGCGTTTTTGTGTGCTTTTGGTCATATTTTTGAAGGGGGTTATGCCGCTGGATACTATGGCTATAAGTGGGCTGAAGTTCTCAGTGCTGATGTTTTTGCTGCTTTTGAAGAAGCGGGCTTAGAAGATGAAGTGGCAATTCACGCTATTGGCAGACGTTACCGAGATACGGTATTAGCACTAGGTGGCAGTCAGCATCCAATGGATGTCTTTAAAACCTTCCGGGGACGAGAACCCAGTACCAAGGCTTTACTTAAGCATAATGGGCTACTGGCTGCCTTGTAA
- a CDS encoding dienelactone hydrolase family protein — translation MKFLFSVLLTPVVILLSSTHVLAEIRTKTIEYKQGNTILEGYLAYDDAIKVKRPGVLVVHEWNGLQSYAKKRTEQLAKLGYVAFAADIYGQGIRPKNIEEAGTQATIYRQDRKLLRERAKAGLQVLQNYPLTDSKRIAAIGYCFGGGTVLELARSGVNLAGVVSFHGNLDTPDSNDAKNIKAKVLVLHGADDPFVPEGQVQAFEREMRLGNVNWQLISYGGALHAFTNPEAKNNPKGALYNASADQRSWQAMRQFFGEIFGK, via the coding sequence ATGAAATTCTTATTTTCTGTGTTGCTGACACCTGTGGTAATTTTGTTGAGTTCTACTCATGTATTAGCAGAAATTAGAACTAAAACGATTGAGTACAAGCAAGGAAATACCATATTAGAAGGATACCTTGCTTATGATGATGCTATTAAGGTCAAGCGTCCTGGTGTATTAGTAGTTCATGAATGGAATGGTTTACAATCCTATGCTAAAAAACGGACCGAACAGTTAGCCAAATTGGGATATGTGGCTTTTGCAGCGGATATTTATGGTCAAGGAATTAGACCAAAAAACATCGAAGAAGCAGGCACACAAGCAACTATTTATCGTCAAGATCGAAAATTACTCCGTGAGCGAGCAAAAGCTGGGTTACAAGTTTTACAAAATTATCCTTTGACTGACTCTAAACGCATTGCTGCTATTGGTTACTGCTTCGGCGGTGGTACAGTCTTAGAATTAGCTCGTAGTGGTGTCAACCTTGCGGGTGTAGTCAGTTTTCATGGCAATCTTGACACACCAGATTCTAACGATGCTAAAAATATTAAAGCTAAAGTATTAGTATTGCATGGCGCAGATGATCCCTTTGTCCCAGAAGGGCAAGTACAAGCTTTTGAAAGAGAAATGCGTCTAGGTAATGTCAACTGGCAATTAATATCTTACGGTGGTGCGCTTCATGCTTTCACTAACCCAGAAGCCAAAAATAACCCCAAAGGAGCATTATATAACGCTAGTGCTGATCAACGTTCTTGGCAAGCTATGCGACAGTTTTTTGGAGAAATATTTGGTAAATAG
- a CDS encoding DUF1823 family protein translates to MSNLPPLNTETIWAIINDTIDDTTVKKLLWYHLGYRYDPITDTWTNSEVAPTWRDEYPQPPDFIDSRPAIMKLTRSIPQENKQLLKQKLGFKGYKIGEFGPRQTRRATSANWLLSYMLITTGKIE, encoded by the coding sequence ATGTCCAATCTTCCACCACTGAATACAGAAACAATTTGGGCAATCATTAACGATACAATTGATGATACTACTGTCAAGAAATTATTATGGTATCACTTAGGTTATCGTTATGATCCTATTACAGACACATGGACTAATAGTGAAGTAGCACCGACATGGAGAGATGAATATCCCCAACCACCGGATTTTATTGATTCTCGTCCAGCAATTATGAAATTAACTCGTTCTATTCCCCAAGAAAATAAACAACTACTCAAACAAAAGCTCGGTTTTAAAGGTTATAAAATTGGTGAATTTGGTCCTCGACAAACTCGCAGAGCCACATCAGCAAATTGGTTATTAAGTTATATGTTAATAACCACTGGCAAAATTGAGTAA
- a CDS encoding 3-deoxy-7-phosphoheptulonate synthase — MINKLINTNIKSSHVLLTPNEVKEKLPLNKTAEHTILKFRQEIEHILDFQDRRKFIVVGPCSIHDPQAAIEYGQKLHALAEKVQDKLLLIMRVYFEKPRTTVGWKGLINDPEMDDSFNVEKGILIARNLLLKLTELGLPTATEALDPIIPQYISELISWSAIGARTTESQTHREMASGLSMPVGFKNGTDGNIQVAVNALKSAKTPHNFLGINQKGQVSVFQTRGNAHGHVILRGGNQPNFEAENIKLVEEQLKTANLSPRIVVDCSHGNTNKDYRLQSMVFENIIQQIVDGNSSIVGMMLESNLYAGSQAITGNREDLKYGVSVTDKCINWEETERIILAAHAKLQ, encoded by the coding sequence ATGATCAACAAATTAATTAATACTAACATTAAGAGTTCCCACGTTTTGCTAACTCCTAATGAGGTAAAGGAAAAATTACCTTTAAATAAAACTGCTGAACATACAATTTTAAAATTCAGACAAGAAATAGAACATATTCTCGATTTTCAAGATCGGCGTAAATTCATTGTAGTTGGACCCTGTTCAATTCATGATCCTCAAGCAGCTATAGAATATGGACAAAAATTGCACGCTTTGGCAGAAAAAGTTCAGGATAAACTGCTGTTAATTATGCGGGTTTATTTTGAGAAACCGAGAACTACTGTTGGCTGGAAAGGATTAATTAATGATCCGGAAATGGATGATTCTTTTAACGTGGAAAAAGGAATATTAATTGCCAGAAACTTATTATTAAAGTTGACGGAATTAGGATTACCAACTGCTACAGAAGCACTTGATCCCATCATCCCTCAATATATCAGCGAATTGATATCTTGGTCAGCAATTGGCGCAAGAACAACTGAATCGCAAACACACCGAGAAATGGCTAGTGGCTTATCTATGCCGGTGGGATTTAAAAATGGCACTGACGGTAATATTCAAGTTGCTGTCAATGCCCTCAAATCAGCAAAAACACCTCATAATTTTCTAGGGATTAATCAGAAGGGACAAGTGAGCGTATTTCAAACTAGGGGAAATGCTCATGGCCATGTAATTTTGCGTGGTGGAAATCAGCCTAATTTTGAGGCAGAGAACATTAAATTAGTGGAAGAACAATTAAAAACGGCTAACTTATCACCGAGAATAGTTGTTGATTGTAGTCATGGGAATACTAATAAAGATTACAGATTACAATCTATGGTGTTTGAAAATATTATTCAGCAAATAGTAGATGGTAATAGTTCCATTGTGGGAATGATGCTAGAATCCAATTTGTATGCAGGTAGTCAAGCGATTACAGGAAATCGTGAAGATTTAAAATATGGTGTTTCTGTAACTGATAAATGTATCAATTGGGAAGAAACAGAAAGAATTATTTTGGCTGCTCACGCTAAATTACAGTAA
- a CDS encoding tocopherol cyclase family protein, producing the protein MLIMPKNLLDFMQTPHSGYHWDGSNRRFFEGWYYRVTLPEIRQTIAFMYSIEDPSGNQPYSGGAAQILGINDEYLCRTFPDVNKFWASRDVLGLGHWGKTNFQVSPLYLIPSEFTHHIQEGYQATATLNQGIITDPATGNYCRWEYTIQPIYAWGNQNSLQQSTAGWLSFSQIFEPGWQILMAHGLASGWIDWHGKIYEFTNAPAYSEKNWGGAFPQKWFWLNCNSFINQPDLALTAGGGRRGVLWWMESVAMIGIHYQGKFYEFVPWNSEVKWQIQPWGRWQMQAKNLNYEIELTGTTHLPGTALRAPTTNGLAFCCRDTMQGELNLELRELNGGKSQVILNASSNLCGLEIGGDDWDNYWQSH; encoded by the coding sequence CTGTTGATTATGCCTAAAAATCTCCTTGATTTCATGCAAACCCCCCACAGCGGCTACCATTGGGATGGTAGCAACCGCCGCTTTTTTGAAGGCTGGTATTACCGGGTTACACTGCCCGAAATTCGGCAAACTATCGCTTTCATGTACTCCATCGAAGATCCCAGCGGAAATCAGCCCTACAGCGGTGGTGCAGCCCAAATTCTGGGCATAAATGATGAATACCTCTGTCGCACTTTTCCTGATGTCAATAAATTTTGGGCGAGTCGAGATGTTTTAGGATTAGGACATTGGGGCAAAACTAACTTCCAAGTTTCTCCCTTGTATCTCATCCCCAGTGAATTTACTCACCATATCCAAGAAGGCTATCAAGCTACAGCCACCTTAAACCAAGGCATAATTACTGATCCTGCTACTGGTAATTATTGCCGATGGGAGTATACAATTCAACCCATATACGCATGGGGAAATCAAAATAGTCTTCAGCAATCAACAGCCGGTTGGCTCTCATTTTCGCAGATATTTGAACCAGGATGGCAAATTTTAATGGCTCATGGTTTAGCCAGCGGTTGGATAGATTGGCATGGTAAAATTTATGAATTCACCAACGCCCCCGCATACTCAGAAAAAAATTGGGGTGGCGCTTTTCCCCAAAAATGGTTTTGGCTAAATTGTAATTCTTTTATCAATCAACCTGACTTAGCTTTAACAGCTGGTGGCGGCAGACGTGGTGTATTATGGTGGATGGAATCAGTCGCCATGATTGGTATCCACTACCAAGGTAAATTTTATGAATTCGTTCCCTGGAACTCAGAAGTAAAATGGCAAATTCAACCTTGGGGTAGATGGCAAATGCAAGCTAAAAACCTAAATTATGAAATTGAACTGACAGGAACTACCCACCTCCCAGGTACAGCCCTCCGCGCACCGACAACCAATGGATTAGCATTTTGTTGTCGAGATACCATGCAAGGAGAACTGAATTTAGAATTGCGAGAACTTAATGGCGGAAAATCTCAAGTTATCCTGAATGCAAGTAGTAATCTTTGCGGTTTAGAAATTGGTGGTGACGATTGGGATAATTACTGGCAATCTCACTAG
- a CDS encoding sugar transferase yields the protein MLEIGFETNRGSIRLVKLPRFISLFLMMGDVFGLFVCLGISSYWTFTDPFTGFDLFVYGFILLVLVGMYLLDTYHPEKEIASIQAPTRILISSLVVAIITYVLIYLLGNWQDDSVRMRSILLPNLGIFTIWAIILRILAFNWWRSQCQQSRWLMLGASNHAIKFAQMFLGHNPLGRLIILTETGNHIPELAEIEDQISHEGSLSDLSYWSNQPFSGVVVGTQISLSDKQVQSLMQLRLKGIPVYRLPDIWETLCYKVPSSLLEDEWFAFSSGFNLVFCGNSLKIKRVTDIIITSLLFAVALPIMILVGLVIKLDSPGPIFYSQLRTGLYGKPFRVYKFRSMYQDAEKRGAQWASQRDPRITRVGYWLRVLRIDELPQIWNVLCGEMSLIGPRPERPEFDIKLKEAIAYYEMRYLVKPGITGWAQVLYAYGASVEDAYEKLAYDLYYIKNYSLWLDIVIVLKTIRVVLLGKGR from the coding sequence ATGCTAGAGATAGGATTTGAGACTAACAGGGGTAGTATTCGGTTAGTAAAGCTCCCACGCTTCATCTCTCTATTTTTGATGATGGGAGATGTTTTTGGTCTGTTTGTTTGCTTGGGAATTAGTTCTTATTGGACTTTCACTGATCCATTTACGGGATTTGATCTATTTGTATATGGATTTATACTACTGGTTCTAGTGGGAATGTATTTGTTAGATACATACCATCCAGAGAAAGAAATTGCAAGTATACAAGCTCCGACTCGCATTCTGATCAGCAGTTTAGTAGTTGCTATCATCACTTATGTGCTAATTTATCTATTGGGTAATTGGCAAGATGACTCAGTAAGAATGCGGAGTATACTGCTACCTAACTTAGGAATATTTACAATTTGGGCAATTATATTAAGAATTTTGGCATTTAACTGGTGGCGATCGCAGTGCCAGCAGAGTCGTTGGTTAATGTTAGGTGCCAGCAATCATGCCATAAAATTTGCCCAAATGTTCTTAGGACACAACCCATTGGGGCGATTGATTATCCTGACTGAAACTGGTAACCATATCCCCGAATTGGCAGAAATCGAAGACCAAATAAGTCATGAAGGATCCCTCAGTGACTTATCGTATTGGAGTAATCAACCTTTTTCGGGAGTGGTAGTAGGGACTCAAATAAGTCTCTCTGATAAACAAGTGCAGAGTCTAATGCAACTAAGACTAAAAGGGATTCCCGTTTACCGTCTACCCGATATTTGGGAAACCTTGTGCTATAAAGTTCCCTCCTCTCTACTTGAGGATGAGTGGTTTGCTTTTAGTAGTGGCTTTAACTTGGTATTTTGTGGTAATAGTCTCAAAATAAAACGGGTTACAGATATAATCATCACTAGTTTATTGTTTGCGGTGGCATTGCCAATTATGATCCTTGTAGGATTGGTCATCAAGTTGGATAGTCCAGGACCAATTTTCTATAGTCAATTACGAACAGGATTGTATGGTAAACCATTTCGAGTTTACAAGTTTCGTTCCATGTATCAGGACGCTGAGAAGAGAGGCGCACAATGGGCAAGTCAACGTGATCCACGCATTACCAGGGTAGGATACTGGTTACGAGTTCTGCGAATTGATGAACTCCCCCAGATTTGGAATGTGCTATGTGGAGAAATGAGTCTGATTGGTCCTCGTCCAGAGAGGCCAGAGTTTGATATTAAGCTCAAAGAAGCAATTGCCTATTACGAAATGCGTTATTTAGTCAAACCAGGAATTACTGGTTGGGCGCAGGTGCTTTATGCCTATGGTGCTTCCGTTGAAGATGCCTACGAAAAGCTGGCTTACGACCTTTACTATATAAAGAACTATTCTTTATGGTTGGACATAGTGATAGTATTGAAAACCATCAGAGTTGTTTTATTAGGTAAAGGCAGATGA
- the galE gene encoding UDP-glucose 4-epimerase GalE: protein MNQKVLVTGGAGYIGSHVVRQLGEAGYDVVVYDNCSTGVAQSVLYGELIIGDLGDIDRLYQVFGKHQFSAVLHFAASLVVPESVAYPLDYYANNTRNTLNLLRCCSVMGVNQLIFSSTAAVYGEPQENPVTELTPTLPINPYGRSKLMSEWMIQDYGLASSFRYVILRYFNVAGADPGGRIGQNSKNATHLIANACNAALKRQSEFKIFGTDFATSDGTGIRDYIHVEDLAAAHVDALRYLELDGDSQILNCGYGKGYSVRQVVERVKAISGVNFPVIEVERRPGDPACVTAYAEKIKQVLNWQPKYNNLDNIISSFLDWEKGKLLKN, encoded by the coding sequence ATGAATCAAAAAGTCTTGGTAACCGGAGGTGCAGGCTATATTGGTTCCCACGTCGTCCGTCAATTAGGAGAGGCTGGTTATGATGTGGTTGTATATGACAATTGTTCTACAGGTGTAGCTCAATCTGTACTGTATGGTGAGCTAATAATTGGCGATTTGGGAGATATAGACCGCCTTTACCAAGTCTTTGGTAAACATCAATTTAGTGCAGTTCTGCACTTTGCAGCCAGCCTAGTTGTACCAGAATCCGTTGCCTATCCCCTCGATTACTACGCCAATAACACCCGCAATACCCTGAATTTACTTAGGTGCTGTAGTGTTATGGGCGTTAACCAATTAATATTTTCTAGTACAGCCGCGGTTTACGGCGAACCTCAAGAAAATCCCGTCACAGAGTTGACTCCCACTCTACCCATTAACCCCTACGGACGCTCCAAACTGATGAGCGAATGGATGATCCAAGACTATGGACTAGCATCTAGTTTCCGGTATGTAATTCTCCGCTATTTCAATGTAGCGGGAGCAGACCCCGGTGGTAGAATCGGACAAAACTCCAAGAATGCAACTCATTTAATTGCCAATGCTTGTAATGCCGCACTGAAACGCCAATCAGAATTCAAGATTTTTGGCACTGATTTTGCCACTTCAGATGGTACAGGCATTCGAGACTATATTCATGTGGAAGACTTAGCCGCAGCCCATGTTGATGCGTTACGCTATCTGGAACTAGATGGAGACAGTCAAATTCTTAACTGTGGTTATGGAAAAGGTTATAGTGTTAGGCAAGTTGTGGAACGAGTCAAAGCAATTTCTGGGGTCAATTTTCCCGTAATAGAAGTAGAGCGTCGTCCTGGAGATCCAGCCTGTGTGACAGCTTATGCAGAAAAAATTAAACAGGTATTGAATTGGCAACCCAAGTATAATAACCTGGATAATATTATCTCCAGTTTTCTAGATTGGGAGAAAGGTAAGTTGTTAAAAAACTAA